TGGAAGAGCACGGCCATCCCGACGTGATTTTGATGGATATTCAATTACCCGGCATGTCGGGTATCAAAGGCATCGGGCTGATCAAGGAAAAGTATCCGGATATTGATATCATTATGCTTACGGTGTATCATGACTCCCACAAGATATTCAATGCCCTGCGTGCCGGCGCTTCCGGATACCTGCTGAAGCACACTTCACTTCCCGAGATCAAAGAGTCTATCTTGAAGCTGATTGACGGGGGAGCGCCCATGTCACCGCAAATTGCGCGTAAAGTTATCAACCATTTCCAGGAAAATGCGCCCAAAAAGAATCCCGAATCCGACCTTACCCCGCGCGAGCACGATATAGTAAATGGCTTGGTGGATGGTTTAAGTTATAAGATGATTGCTGACCGGTATGATATTTCCATCGATACCGTCAGAGCGCATATACGCAATATTTATAAGAAACTGCATGTAAACTCCAAGGCAGAAGTCATTGCAAAGTCACTGAAAGGTGAGATATAGAACGATATTTGATGTAGCTTTACTTTATTGAAGTACTTGCTATCTAACCCTCCAAGGGTCTGAGACCCTTGGAGGGTTAGTAGGTTGGAGGGTTTGTAGCAGGATTTAAATGGGAGTAAAAAGTGTAAGAAATGAGGCAAAATCTGTATTATTACTAAACTTTAGATCCATGTTACCCATCTAGCATGATAATGCTATTGAATGCGAGGCAGGCAGTATATACTTTTACATCAGATTAGAGATGATGTATTTATTGTTAACAGGTTTTAGGTCCTGGAGGTTGTTATGAGATTGCGGAAATCGTTTTTAGTATTAGTGTTATTATCATTTGGGCTGACCGGCTGTTATACCCAGCTGGAGTATTCCCAGAAAATGAAGAGAGTAACCGATGATCAATCGGATACCGGGTATTCATGGAGTGGGGAGAAAGAAGAGAAGGCAAATCTTACCGAAGCTGACTCCATCTACATTGCTGAGACATACGGAGCTAAAGTAGCTCCCTATAGAGAAGGCGAGGAAGAGACTACCTATGAAGAAGAGGATTATATTTCTATTCCCTACAAGGATTATGATGTAGTGGATACCTATGAAGCGTGTGGATGCGATCCCTATAAGGAGTACGTCATTTATAATAACTATTATCCTTCATACTGGGATTATTCAGCCTATCATTACAGTCCCTATTTCTATGGCTCGTCATTTTACGCCTACAGCCCTCATTACCATCGCTGGAGATATATTCACGGCTATGATCATTTCAGGAGAGGTTTTGGAGCCTGGTATTACCTGACTTTCTACGGTGGTTCTTACTACGGTCCTTTTTACTTTGATCCTTTTTATTACGGATACTATCCCTATTACAATGGTTTCTATGCCGGATATTACTACAATAATTACTATTACGGGGGTGGAGGTTATGCCGGTTATATCAACAACAGAAGGTCTGATCGCCGTTACGGACCCAGAAGCATAGGGTCCGACCGTGTCAGAGACGGAAGTACGGCTGTAAGAAATCGCTCTGATATTACCCGAAGCAGGAAAGACGGCAGTGCCGTACGGTCCAGAACTAACGGTGTTCAAAGAAGCAGGGGAACGATTCAGCGCAACAGTAACACCACTACGATAACGAGAGGAACCATTGGAAGTTCAAACAGAACAAGAACCGACTCACGTACACGAAGCCGCGGTACAGTGACACGATCCCGCGGTAATAATTCAAGTGCCGGCGTTAGCAGAAGCCGAAACGGATCGACATCAAGTATCAATCGGGATTACCGACCGCGTACAAGAACTTCCAGCCTTGGAGTAAACAGAAATAACTCCCTGATGCAGGCTCCCGCCCGAATCAACCGGGCCGAACTGGAGTCGCGCATTAGACAACAGCGCATAAAAACGCTTAATGATCCCCAAACGAGGCAGAGCTTCTTCGGACGATTAAAAAGCGTGTTTAAAAACGGAGCGGTTTATAACAATAGCAGCAGGTACAATTCCGGGAGGAGCCGCAGCTTTACAAGACCAAGCAGTAGCCGCTCCAAGATTGGCAAAACGAGTCGTTCTTCCAGAAGTTCGTCACGTTCTACTGTGAAGCGCTCGTCCAGCAGCAGTTCGCGATCATCCGGCACACGCTCACGGGGCGGCTCCAGCAGCAGAAGTCGCGGCAATAATAATTGACAGGCTATCAATCACAGGATCTGAACGTCCGGGGTCTGACTTAAATACACTCTACTCTGAAATTATTTTCAGGCTCCGGTAATCTAACCAATAAATAATTACAGGTAGTAATAGTATGTCTAAGAAATTGGTGATAATACCGGCATTGTTGATGTTCATGGCAATCGGATGGCAGGCAAAAGGACAGGGCGCCACCGATGTGCTGCGCTATAGCGTACAATACCCCAGCTACGATCCGGTGAGTATTGTTATGCCCGGCGTTAGTTCTGCTACCGGTTTTGGTGCTTACCAGGAAAATCCGGCCACCATGGCTCTGTTTGAAGAGGGATTTTTCTCCTTCGGCCTCAGTAACCGGTATGTAAATGAAGAGAGTTCTTATCTGGGAACCGGTTCTGAATTCGATGATAACCAGACCAACATCGGGGATATCGGATTGGTATATAAAGTGCCGACCCAAAGGGGCAGACTGGTGGTTGGTGGCGGCTACAGCCAGACTTCAGATTTTAACCGTGCCCTTTCCGTAAATGCAAGGAACAATCAATCAACGATCACCGATTTTTATAACATCACTGCTGACGACAGTCTGTTCTTTGCCGCTTTTGATGCCTATGCCATTGATTTTTTCACTACCGACAGTACTTTCAGTGAAACGGCTTCTATTTTCAGAATAGGCTTTAATGAATTTGGACAGTACCCGGGTATAAACCAGAGTATGGAACTTACTGAAAGGGGAGTGATGGGCGAGTATTCAGCATTTGTTGCTACAGAATTCCAGCAGAACGTTATGGTCGGCGTATCCCTTGGATTGATTAGTGGGGGCTATGACTATGAACGCGAATTCTTAGAGTCGGATGATCAAAACAATTATAATTTTCAGTTTATCGATACCGACGGGGACGGGGTAGGCGAAACTGACATCGACAATATACTAAGCTACGATACCATCAGTGCTGATTTCACGGCATTTACAGCGCGACTGGGACTTCTTTATGAAATAAATCCCAATATCAACATAGGTGCAAGCTATCAGTTCAACGGCAAACTGAGCATTGATGAGGATTACAATACCCTGATAACCTCAACCTTCGATAATGGGGTGGTATTTGAAGATGATGCCCCCGGTCGCTTTTCCTATAAAATCAAACGACCCGATCGCTTCAATCTGGGTATCACCTTTAAAGAGCTCAATGGGATAAATATATCGCTGTCTGCAGAGAATGTACGCTATTCCCAGGCCCGCATTGAATTTGAAGATATCAGGCTGGGCGGAGATGAAGATGCCATCAATGACACCATCGAGTCGAATTTTCAGGATGTATTTAATATAAGGGGCGGGCTTGAGTTTGTTATGAGTCCCTATTTCACACCAAGGGTTGGTTACGCTTATTTCCCCAGTCCACAGGAGGATGTCGGCAGCGAGCGACAATTTTTTAGCGGTGGTTTTTCAGCTTCCCTGTTCGATAAAGTTACACTGGATGTTGGAGCACAATATTCGTTCTGGGAAGATCAGAATCAACTCTACAGCTATTTCGATGGTAACAGTGTGGTAGGGGAAACAACCGGTGAAGATGTAACCCGCTGGAATATCATGGCCGGAGTCAAGATCGCTTTGTAGCGGAACCTTGGCATAGGAGTTTGTCGCCATACATGGAGAACCTATTTAAAAGAATGGGAAATTCTTTCTAAGAATCTCCCATTTTCTATATAAATCTCTCTTCTCTTAGTGTGCATTATTGTAAAGATCGTGTTTTGCCTTCCACTCTATAATATTCTTGCACAGCTAAAGCATGTTTCTTGCAGTATATTTCATGCATATAAAACGCTCTAAGTAATTGATAATACTGGTTTAAAGGTATTTAGGCCTAAAAATATAATGCTTAAATATTGCAAAGGCTTTGCAATATTGAGATAAAATATTTAACTATGT
This is a stretch of genomic DNA from Halalkalibaculum roseum. It encodes these proteins:
- a CDS encoding OmpP1/FadL family transporter codes for the protein MSKKLVIIPALLMFMAIGWQAKGQGATDVLRYSVQYPSYDPVSIVMPGVSSATGFGAYQENPATMALFEEGFFSFGLSNRYVNEESSYLGTGSEFDDNQTNIGDIGLVYKVPTQRGRLVVGGGYSQTSDFNRALSVNARNNQSTITDFYNITADDSLFFAAFDAYAIDFFTTDSTFSETASIFRIGFNEFGQYPGINQSMELTERGVMGEYSAFVATEFQQNVMVGVSLGLISGGYDYEREFLESDDQNNYNFQFIDTDGDGVGETDIDNILSYDTISADFTAFTARLGLLYEINPNINIGASYQFNGKLSIDEDYNTLITSTFDNGVVFEDDAPGRFSYKIKRPDRFNLGITFKELNGINISLSAENVRYSQARIEFEDIRLGGDEDAINDTIESNFQDVFNIRGGLEFVMSPYFTPRVGYAYFPSPQEDVGSERQFFSGGFSASLFDKVTLDVGAQYSFWEDQNQLYSYFDGNSVVGETTGEDVTRWNIMAGVKIAL
- a CDS encoding response regulator, with protein sequence MASIVGIVEDNKKIRDLIQRYLDMQDELKCPVAVDTVEEMLEYLEEHGHPDVILMDIQLPGMSGIKGIGLIKEKYPDIDIIMLTVYHDSHKIFNALRAGASGYLLKHTSLPEIKESILKLIDGGAPMSPQIARKVINHFQENAPKKNPESDLTPREHDIVNGLVDGLSYKMIADRYDISIDTVRAHIRNIYKKLHVNSKAEVIAKSLKGEI